One part of the Vicia villosa cultivar HV-30 ecotype Madison, WI linkage group LG6, Vvil1.0, whole genome shotgun sequence genome encodes these proteins:
- the LOC131610786 gene encoding cathecol O-methyltransferase 1-like, with the protein MASNNQHSNGNDNDALGFVTQVTGSIVLPLALRTTIDLGVFEILAKAGNGAELSAEDIAIKIGTKNPEGPTMLDRVLCFLSSHSILNASVPQHPQSLQRFYSLANRSRFFVPDSDGVSLGPTLALLLDNVFYQSWTELKGAIMEGGVPFDRVHGMHAFEYPRVDPKFNDVFNKAMVCSTTINMKMVLNCYNGFENINKLVDVGGGLGINLKLVTSKYSHIKGINFDLPHVVELAPSYPGVEHVGGDMFESVPSGDAIFMKWILHDWSDEHCLKLLKNCYKAIPEDGKVIVVETVLPILPETSAMAKNGYMVDLIMLTQNPGGKERNENEFMELAKGSGFSGVKHVCSVSGLVVMEFYK; encoded by the exons ATGGCTTCTAATAACCAACATTCCAACGGAAATGACAATGATGCCCTCGGGTTTGTCACACAAGTAACAGGTTCAATTGTTCTTCCGTTGGCTTTACGAACAACCATTGATCTTGGTGTCTTTGAAATCCTAGCCAAAGCTGGGAATGGTGCGGAACTATCTGCTGAAGACATTGCAATTAAGATTGGAACCAAAAATCCAGAAGGGCCAACGATGTTGGACCGTGTTCTTTGCTTCTTGTCAAGTCATTCTATTCTAAATGCATCTGTTCCTCAACATCCTCAAAGTTTACAAAGATTCTATAGTCTCGCCAACCGGTCCAGGTTTTTCGTCCCCGATTCCGATGGCGTCTCGTTGGGACCAACATTAGCATTGCTTCTCGACAACGTCTTCTACCAAAGCTG GACGGAGTTGAAAGGAGCGATTATGGAAGGAGGTGTACCGTTTGATAGGGTTCATGGAATGCATGCATTTGAGTATCCACGTGTGGATCCAAAGTTCAATGATGTTTTCAACAAAGCTATGGTTTGCTCAACTACTATAAATATGAAGATGGTTCTTAATTGTTATAATGGTTTTGAGAATATAAATAAGCTAGTTGATGTTGGTGGAGGTCTTGGTATTAATCTCAAATTAGTTACATCAAAATATTCTCACATTAAAGGAATTAATTTCGATTTGCCTCATGTAGTAGAACTTGCACCTTCCTACCCCG GTGTGGAACATGTGGGAGGAGATATGTTCGAGAGTGTTCCTTCGGGAGATGCAATTTTTATGAAG TGGATACTTCATGATTGGAGTGACGAACATTGtttgaagttattgaaaaattGTTACAAAGCAATTCCTGAAGATGGGAAGGTTATTGTGGTGGAAACAGTTCTTCCTATATTGCCAGAGACAAGTGCAATGGCTAAGAATGGTTACATGGTGGATCTTATAATGCTGACACAAAATCCAGGAGGGAAAGAGAGAAATGAGAATGAATTTATGGAGTTAGCAAAAGGATCTGGATTTAGTGGTGTCAAACATGTATGTTCTGTGTCTGGATTAGTGGTTATGGAGTTCTATAAATAG
- the LOC131610788 gene encoding cathecol O-methyltransferase 1-like — translation MAQQELQDEESFSYAVQLSNSVVLSMALHSATELGVFQVLQNSDSNSPLSAAEIASRLSCTNPEAPKMLDRILALLASHSVLNCSVVPDQQNLGSFDRLYSITPVAKFFAPNSDGVSLAPLIALHQDKIFLESWSQLKDSIREGGIPFNRVHGTHAFEYPRVDSRFNQVFNTAMINHSTLIMKKVLECYKGFEEVKRLVDVGGGLGISINLITSKYPHIKGINFDLPHVIEHAPSYPGVEHVGGDMFETVPKADAIFMKWILHDWSDERCLKLLKNCYDAIPDDGKVIVLETVMSIIPENNAAWKFAAQSDVLMMTQNPGGKERTEQEFMDLANGAGFRGIRYECYVNTFWVMEFFK, via the exons ATGGCGCAACAAGAGTTACAAGATGAAGAAAGTTTCTCTTACGCCGTTCAGCTCAGCAACTCCGTCGTTCTTTCCATGGCACTTCATTCCGCCACCGAACTCGGCGTTTTCCAAGTCTTACAAAACTCCGATTCTAATTCTCCACTCTCCGCCGCCGAGATTGCCTCTCGTCTCTCATGCACTAATCCAGAAGCTCCGAAAATGTTAGATCGAATTCTCGCTCTTCTTGCTTCTCACTCTGTGCTTAACTGCTCCGTTGTTCCTGATCAGCAAAACCTTGGATCGTTTGATAGACTCTATAGTATCACTCCTGTTGCAAAATTCTTTGCTCCTAATTCTGATGGTGTTTCGTTAGCTCCGTTGATTGCATTGCATCAGGATAAAATCTTCTTAGAAAGCTG GTCTCAGCTTAAAGATTCAATTCGGGAAGGGGGTATTCCATTCAACAGGGTTCATGGTACACATGCCTTCGAGTATCCCAGGGTGGACTCCAGATTCAATCAAGTTTTCAATACAGCGATGATCAATCACTCCACTTTGATAATGAAGAAGGTACTTGAATGCTACAAAGGATTTGAAGAGGTAAAAAGGCTTGTGGATGTTGGTGGTGGTCTTGGGATCAGCATTAATTTGATCACTTCAAAATACCCTCATATAAAGGGTATCAATTTCGACTTGCCTCATGTCATTGAACACGCCCCTTCCTATCCTG GTGTTGAACACGTTGGCGGAGATATGTTTGAAACTGTGCCTAAAGCAGATGCCATATTTATGAAG TGGATACTTCATGACTGGAGTGATGAGCGGTGCTTGAAGCTTTTGAAGAATTGCTATGATGCTATTCCTGATGATGGAAAGGTGATTGTTTTGGAGACAGTTATGTCTATTATACCAGAAAATAATGCTGCTTGGAAGTTTGCAGCTCAATCGGATGTTCTGATGATGACTCAAAATCCTGGTGGGAAAGAGCGAACTGAGCAAGAATTCATGGATTTAGCAAATGGAGCTGGATTTCGTGGCATTAGATATGAATGTTATGTTAATACTTTTTGGGTTATGGAGTTCTTTAAGTAG